The following is a genomic window from Streptomyces chrestomyceticus JCM 4735.
TGGGACCTGGTGCGGGAACTGACCTCGCAGCCGGCCCGCGACGTGTGGGCCCGGACGGCGAAACCGCAGGAGCGCCCACTGTTCCCCGACCGGAGCACGGGCGAGGGCCGGCTCTCGGCGAGCACCGCCGCCGTGCAGAAACTCTTCAGCTCGGCGGACGAGATCTGCTTCGACGCGTCCGACGCCATGCCGTCGACCTTGCGGGGCGCGTTCCAGCGGGCCGTACTGGAGTTCTTGCAGGACCCGCGGGACCCCGCTCTCCTGGAGAAGCTGCTGGAGCAACTGGATGCCGAACGGCTGTTGCAGGCGCGAGCCGGGGCCTTCGCGTTGGATCACCTGTGCGGCGACCCGGGTGACTGACGGTGACGATGGCGGCGGCGGTGACGGCCGCCGTGGTGGTGGCCGTCTGCGCGCCCTGCACAGTTGGACCGCGGCGCCCTCGCCTTCGGCCGGGATCCCCCGTAATGATCACTCTCCGGGGCGGGGCCGGTACCGATGCGGCAGGGATCGCGTTTTCTTCGTACCATTCACGTGTTTGCCGAGGGAAATGGTGCGGTCAGTGCAGGAACGGGCGGTCAAGACCCGAGAGGCTATTCTCCGGGCGGCTTCCGAGGTGTTCGACGAGTTCGGATTCAGCGGCGCGAGTGTCAGCAAGATCATGAAGCGGGCGGGGGTCACCCAGGGCGGCATGTACTTCCACTTCCCGTCCAAGATGGCCCTCGCGCACGCCGTGATGGTCGAGCAGGGTGACGGACTGGAGCTGCCGTCCGGGGAGGACGGGCTGCAACGGCTGATCGACACCACGCTGTACCTCGCCGGGCAGCTCCAGACCAATCCGGCGCTGCGGGCCGGGGTGCGGCTGGCGATCGAACAGGGTGAGTTCGGCGTCCAGGACGACGCCCCGTACCAGTACTGGGTGCAGGAGTTCGCCGGTCAACTGCGCGCCGCCCGGGACAAGGGGGAGCTGCTGCCGGAGGTGGACGTGGACGAGCTGGCCTGGGTGCTGGTCAGCTCCTACTCCGGCACCCAGTTGCTGTCGCAGATCTCGACCGGCCGGGCCGACCTGCACCAGCGGATCACCACCCTGTGGCGGTACCTGCTGCCGGGGATCGCCGTCCCCGCCCTCCGGCCGCTGCTCACCTTCGAGGAGCAGCAGGACGGCACGGTCGCCTGACACCGCGGCCGTGCGGCCGCCGACCTATTTGAGGCCGCTGAGCATGACACCCCTGATGTAGTACTTCTGCAGCAGGAGGAACAGGAGCAGCACGGGCAGCACACTCAGCATGAGCCCGGCCATCATGACGGGCACCATGCGGTTGGGGTCCAGGTAGCTCTGCAGGGTCTGGATGCCCACGGGCAGCGTCATCAGGCGGGGATTCGCGGTCGACACCAGCAGCGCCCAGATGTACTCGTTCCAGGCGCTCACGAAGGTGAGCAGCGCGAGGGTCACGGCCACCGGCTTGGTCTGCGGTACGACGATGCGCCACCACACCGTGAACTCCCCGGCGCCGTCGATCCGGGCCGCCTCCAGCATCTCGTCCGGCACCGAGACGATGAACTGCCGCATCAGGAAGATCCCGAACCCGGACACCAGGAACGGCATGACCAGCGCGGCGAGGCTGACCGTCAGCCCCGCGCCGCCGTCGCCGAGCAGCCCGTTGCCGCCCGCCAGCGGCCAGTGCACGAGGATCAGGAAGTGCGGGATGAAGAAGACGAACGGCGGGAACATCATCGTCGCGAGCACCAGCCGGAAGATCAGGTCGCGGCCGGGGAAGCGCAGCTTGGCCAGGGCGTACCCCGCCAGGGAGGACGTCAGCAGCACCGAGCCGGTGATCACGGCGGTGGCGACGACGCTGTTGCGGAACAGCAGCGGCAGGTCGAGCCGGACGAACGCCTCCCGGTAGTTGGACAGCTCGAAGGCTTCCGGCAGGAAGCGGTACGGGAGCCTGCCGTACTCGCCCGCGCCCTTGAACGAGGTCAGCAGCATGTCCAGGAACGGTACGACCGTCACCACCGCCCCCACCCCCACCAGCAGGTACGACAGCCACGGGAAGCGCCTGCGCCGTCTCACGCGTCCTCTCCCTTCCGCCGGAACAGCCACAACTGCACCAAGGTGATCACCAGGATCAGGACGAACAGCACCAGGGCCGCCGCGCTCGCCGAGCCCCAGTCCCCGTACTTGAACGCCCGCTGGTACATCTCCAAAGCGGCGACATTGGTCGCGTCGCCCGGCCCGCCCTCGCCGGTCATCACGATGATCAGCGCGAACGACTGGAGCCCGGTGATGAACTGGGTCACGCACACGAACAGCAGCGACGGCCGCAGCAGCGGCAGCGTGATGCGCGCGAAGACGGTGAACTGCCCGGCCCCGTCCAGCTCCGCCGCCTCGTAGTAGGAGCGGGGGATCGCCTTCAGGCCCGCGGTGAGGACGAGGATCGCGGAGCCGAGGGAGGCCCACGCCTGGACCACCACGATCGAGGGCAGCGCCGTCGCCGGGTCCTGGAGGAAGGCCGCGGAACGCAGGCCGAGCGCGTTGAGCACCCCGTTGACCAGGCCGCCCGGCTCGTACATGTACTTCCACACGTTGCCGACCGCGACCACGGTGGTGACGATCGGCAGGAAGTACAGCGTCCGCCACAGGCCCTGGAAGCGCAGGTTGGTGATGCAGTGGGCGACCAGTACGGCGCCGCTCAGCGCCAGGACCACGGTGCCCAGCGCGTACAGCAGGGTGTTGCTCAGGACCGGCGTCAGGAAGGACGAGCCGCGGGCGAAGAGGGCGGCGAAGTTGTCCGTGCCCACCGGCCGTATGTCGGCGAGGTCGAAGCCCGCCCAGCGGGACAGGGACAGCAGCACCGCGAACAGCAGCGGCAGGACGAGGAAGACCGCGAAGAAGAACAGGCTGGGGGTGAGGAAGAGGTAGGCGACGACGGTCTGCCGACGGCGCCGCCGGTGGGCGGCGGCGCGGGCGCGGCTGCCGGCCGCCCGTACGCCCTCCCGTCCGCCGTCCTCGTCACCGCAGAGCGCGGCGTCCGTGCTGCCTCTTCCGCCGCCCCCGTCCTCGTCCGCGCTTCCGACCGTTGTCGCCATGCAGCACCAGCCTTTCGGGACGGGCGGGCCGACGGGTGAGGGCCCGAGGGGCGGGGCACGCGGTCAGCGGGAGAGTTCCTGGTCGACCTGGCGTACGGCATTGCGGACCGCGCCGTCCGGTGACAGGCGGCCGGTCCACATCTCCTCGATGTTCTTGCGCAGCAGCGCCTTCGCCTTCTGCGCGCGCGGCCCGTTCGGCTCCGGGGTGGCATAGTCCAGCGCGTCGACGAACGGGCCCAGGTTCGGATCGCCGCCGGCGGCCAGCAGGCCCCGCATGTCGCGGGTGCGGCCGGTCATCGTGCCGACCGACATCTGCAGGACACTCATCCGGGTGGCGCGCACCGAGGCGGCCGGGCCCGCCTGCGGGCCGGCCGGCACCACCTCGTCGTTCAGCCAGCGCAGGAACTCCCAGGCCTCCCGAGGATGCCGGCTCTTGGCGTTGACGCCCAGCAGGAAGCCGGTGGTGACGGTGCCCCGGTTGCCGGGCGCGGGCCCCGGGACCGGCGCCACCGTGACATCGCGGTAGTCCCGGCCCATCGTCTGCCGCAGGCTGCCGGTCCACCAGGCGCCGCTGACCGCCATCGCCACCCGCCCCGCGGGGAAAGCTTTCATCAGGTCGATGCCGGGGTCGCTCGCGCCCCGGTCGATCAGCCGGCGCTCCAGCGCGAAGACGGCCCGGCCGGCGGGGGAGCCGAGGGCACTGCGGGAGCCGTCCGCCTGGAGGAACGATCCGCCACGGGAGGCCAGCAGCGCCAGCGTCTGGTTCACCACGGTCGCGTCGTCGGTCCGCGACAGCCCGAAGCCCTGGACCAGCGTGTTGCCGTGCCGGTCGCGCCGCGCCGTCCGGTACGCGGTCTCCTCCAGCTCCCGCCAGGTGCGCGGCGGCCCGGCCACCCCGGCCGCGCGCAGCAGCCGCTTGTTGCAGTACAGCGCGTAGGACTGCACCTCCGTGGGATAGCCGATGATCCGGCCGCGCACCGAAGCCGCCCGGACCGCGGCGTCCGCGAAGCCACGCGTGATCCGGGCGGCGTCCTCCGGCGGGGCGGGCCGCACCACCCCGGCCTGCGCCAGTTGACCGGCCCACAGGCTGTACGGGTGGATGATGTCCGCGCCCTGCCCCGCGGCCTGCCGGACCATCAAGGTGGTCAGCAGATCCTGGAAGCGGACCGCCGTGGTCCGGACGTGCACCCGGTCGTGCCCGGCGTTCCAGGTGTCGACCGCCCGCTGGAGCGCCGACTTCAGCGGCTCCGTCGCATAGTGCGACAGCAGCGTCAGCACGACGGGGTCGCCGGGGCGGCCGCTCCCGCTCCGGCCCGGGGCGCCGCAGCCCGCCGCGGTCACCGCCGCTCCCGCCAGCCCCGCCAGCACCCGGCGCCGCCTCATGGCCGTACCTCCCGCCGAAGGATCTCGAACGTACGGGTCGTGCCGAACCCCGCCGATCTGTACAACTGCCCGGCCGGGCTCCGCTCGCCCGTCCACAGGAACCACGCCCCGTGCGCGCCCGCCGCCCGCATCCGTTCCAGGGTCAGGTGCAGCAGTACCTTGCCCAGACCGGTGCCGCGCTGGTCCGCCCGTACCCCGAACGGCCCGAACCGCTCCACCAGCCCCTCGTACGCCCCGTGCATCGCCCAGCCCACGACCCGGCCCGACGGATCATGAGCCGTCACGATGCGGTCCAGTGGCGATCCGCCGTCCAGCGCCCGGCGGATCGCCCACGGCCAGTCGGGGCCGAACTCGTCCCCCGCCAGCCGCAGCAGCCCCACCAGGTCGTCGTCCCGCGGCGTGCCGAAGCGGTAGCCCTCGGCGGCCAGGGCGGCGGCCCGCTCGCGCACCGCGTCGGGCACCCGGTGGCCGACCAGCGAGCGGTCCATCGCGACGGCTTCGCCCCGGGGCCGGAAGTCCAGCTCCGCCAGCAGCCGGGCGGCGTCCGGGTAGGCGGCACGGTCCAGGCCGGGCAGGAAGTAGTGCGGTGTGTACGAGGCGAAGTCCACCCGGGTGCGGCCGTGCGCGGCGAGCCAGTCGAGCACGTCGGTGAGCAGCCGGCGCCCGAGCCCGGCGCGGCGGACGGCCGGGTCCACGAAGAAGAACGGGATCCAGCCCTGCTCCGGCTCCAAGTCGTCCCCGGCCAGGGTGACCGTCCGACGCACCCCGTACGCGGCCCCGACCAGCTCACCGTCTCGCACGGCCACGCGCAGGCCCGCCGGATCGAAATTCGGGTCCAGCAGCACCTGGCGCCGGAAGCGCTCCCGCGACACGGGGTCGTACGGCATGCTGCGGGCCCACGCCGCGACGAGGGGCGCCCCGTCCCCGGGCGCGAAGTCCCGCACCCGCGTCCGCTCCCGCACTCCGGCCCGGCCACCGCGCGCGAGCCCGCCACCGGACCCGGGCCGCGTCGCGTCGTCCATCGGCGTCCTCTCATGCAGATCCCGTACGAGCCGGCAGGGCCATGGTCCCCGCCTTCCGCCCAGGCTCCAACACCTCGCGCACCACCGCCTCCAGGACGTGCGCACCGACGGCGATCAGCCCCCGTCAATCCCCCGGTTGGCCCGCTCCCGGCCAGGCAGGCCACCCCGCCCCGGGCCGGACCGCACCACTGCGCCTCCGATCTCCCGACCTCCCGCCCCTTCGGCCTCGGACCGGCCCCAGCCCCAGCCCCGACCCCTGCCTCGACCCCGGCCAGATCTCAACCCCGGCCCCGGCCCCGGTTCAGCCTCCGCTCAACCGCATCACCCGCTCCGCCAGCTCCCGAGGACGACTGAGGAGCGGGACGTGGCCGCCGTCCATCTCCTCCGGCTCGATGCCCAGCCGCTCCCGCACCAGGCCCCGCAGCCACGCCGCGGGCAGGAACCGGTCGTCGCGGCAGAGCAGGAAGGAGGTCGGGGTCTCCGGCCAGCGGGCGAGCGGCCACGGACGGCCGAAGGGTCCGCCGGACTGCGCGCGCTCCCGGGACCGCGCCTCGGCCGCCAGCTCCGGCGGTACGTCGTGGTAGAAGAGCGCGTCCTCGTCCGGCGGGCCGCCGTCCAGCCGCTCCCGCTCGGCCAGCGCCGCGCCGTGGCCGGTGTTCTCCCACCACTCGCCCGGTGCCTCGCCGGGCGCCGGCGGCATCGCCGCCACCAGCACCATCCGCTCCACCGGTATCCGCCCGCACACCAGCGGCGCGGTGAACCCGCCGAGCGAATGGGCGACGAGGACGACCCCCGTACGGCCGCGGGCGGCCCGGACCACCGCGTCGGCGTACTCCGCCAGACCCGCCGCCGGATCGTCGTTCGGCAGGTCCACCGCGACCACGTCATGGCCGTGGCGTCGCAGTTCGGCCGCCACCCGGTGCCAGTGCCAGGGAACGCCCCCGGCCCCCGGGATCAGGACGTAACACTTCTCGCTCGCCATGCTCATCCCCCTTGAGCGCGGTGGGCCGGCCCGCCCCGACGGCGTTCCGGGCCCACCACCGCATCATGCCGCAGGGGTCTGACAACGGCCCGGCGCCGGGACGGCGACGCCGGCTCCGGGGCGTGCCCCGGGCCCTCCGGTCAGGGCGTGACCAGGATCTTCCGGCCCTGGCCCGCCTTGAAGCGGTCCAGCGCCTCCGCGTACCGGTCCAGCGGCAGACGGTCGCTGATGAAGACCTCCGGGTCCAGGACGCCCGCGGCGAAGAGCTCGGCGGCCCGTTCGTAGCTGTGCAGGACGGCCATCGAGCCGGTGATGGTGATCTCCTGGTTGTAGATCCGGTACGGCTCGATCACGGCGCGCGCCGCGTAGTCGGAGACGCCGAACTGCAGGAACGTGCCGCCCTTGCCGACGCGGCCCAGTGCGTCCTGGATGGCGCGCTCGTTGCCGGTGGCGTCGATGACCACGTCCCAGCCGCGCGGCCGGTCCAGCTCGTCGGCCGAGCCCGCCGCGTTGCTGCACCCCAGTTGCCGCGCGGTGGCCAGCCGCTGCGGATTGACGTCGACGATGTCGACGCCCGCCGCCCCGGTGTGCTTGGCGAGTTCGAGCATCATCAGCCCCATCGTGCCGGAGCCGTAGATCAGCACATGGGTGCCGAACTGCTGGGAGCGCAGGATGTCGTAGCCCCGTACGGCGCAGGAGAGCGGCTCGATGAGCGCCGCGTCCTCGGTCCGTACGTGCTCCGGCAGCTTGACGCAGTTGGCGGCCGGTGCGACGGCGAACTCGGCGGCGCCGCCCGCCGTGGTCACCCCGATGGCGGCCCACCGTTCGCACAGGTTGTTGCGGCCGATGCGGCAGTAGTGGCACGCGTAGCAGTACAGGGAGGGGTCCACGGCGACCCGGTCGCCCTCGGCCAGCCCGGTGACCTCGCCGCCGGCGGCGACGACCGTACCGGCGAACTCGTGTCCGGGCACCACGGGCAGCGTCGGCGCGAACTCGCCCTGGAGGATGT
Proteins encoded in this region:
- a CDS encoding alpha/beta hydrolase produces the protein MASEKCYVLIPGAGGVPWHWHRVAAELRRHGHDVVAVDLPNDDPAAGLAEYADAVVRAARGRTGVVLVAHSLGGFTAPLVCGRIPVERMVLVAAMPPAPGEAPGEWWENTGHGAALAERERLDGGPPDEDALFYHDVPPELAAEARSRERAQSGGPFGRPWPLARWPETPTSFLLCRDDRFLPAAWLRGLVRERLGIEPEEMDGGHVPLLSRPRELAERVMRLSGG
- a CDS encoding zinc-dependent alcohol dehydrogenase family protein is translated as MKAAVISAPGRVEVTTVDDPAPGPREVVVDVAGCGLCGTDLHILQGEFAPTLPVVPGHEFAGTVVAAGGEVTGLAEGDRVAVDPSLYCYACHYCRIGRNNLCERWAAIGVTTAGGAAEFAVAPAANCVKLPEHVRTEDAALIEPLSCAVRGYDILRSQQFGTHVLIYGSGTMGLMMLELAKHTGAAGVDIVDVNPQRLATARQLGCSNAAGSADELDRPRGWDVVIDATGNERAIQDALGRVGKGGTFLQFGVSDYAARAVIEPYRIYNQEITITGSMAVLHSYERAAELFAAGVLDPEVFISDRLPLDRYAEALDRFKAGQGRKILVTP
- a CDS encoding extracellular solute-binding protein, which codes for MRRRRVLAGLAGAAVTAAGCGAPGRSGSGRPGDPVVLTLLSHYATEPLKSALQRAVDTWNAGHDRVHVRTTAVRFQDLLTTLMVRQAAGQGADIIHPYSLWAGQLAQAGVVRPAPPEDAARITRGFADAAVRAASVRGRIIGYPTEVQSYALYCNKRLLRAAGVAGPPRTWRELEETAYRTARRDRHGNTLVQGFGLSRTDDATVVNQTLALLASRGGSFLQADGSRSALGSPAGRAVFALERRLIDRGASDPGIDLMKAFPAGRVAMAVSGAWWTGSLRQTMGRDYRDVTVAPVPGPAPGNRGTVTTGFLLGVNAKSRHPREAWEFLRWLNDEVVPAGPQAGPAASVRATRMSVLQMSVGTMTGRTRDMRGLLAAGGDPNLGPFVDALDYATPEPNGPRAQKAKALLRKNIEEMWTGRLSPDGAVRNAVRQVDQELSR
- a CDS encoding carbohydrate ABC transporter permease, which codes for MRRRRRFPWLSYLLVGVGAVVTVVPFLDMLLTSFKGAGEYGRLPYRFLPEAFELSNYREAFVRLDLPLLFRNSVVATAVITGSVLLTSSLAGYALAKLRFPGRDLIFRLVLATMMFPPFVFFIPHFLILVHWPLAGGNGLLGDGGAGLTVSLAALVMPFLVSGFGIFLMRQFIVSVPDEMLEAARIDGAGEFTVWWRIVVPQTKPVAVTLALLTFVSAWNEYIWALLVSTANPRLMTLPVGIQTLQSYLDPNRMVPVMMAGLMLSVLPVLLLFLLLQKYYIRGVMLSGLK
- a CDS encoding GNAT family N-acetyltransferase; its protein translation is MDDATRPGSGGGLARGGRAGVRERTRVRDFAPGDGAPLVAAWARSMPYDPVSRERFRRQVLLDPNFDPAGLRVAVRDGELVGAAYGVRRTVTLAGDDLEPEQGWIPFFFVDPAVRRAGLGRRLLTDVLDWLAAHGRTRVDFASYTPHYFLPGLDRAAYPDAARLLAELDFRPRGEAVAMDRSLVGHRVPDAVRERAAALAAEGYRFGTPRDDDLVGLLRLAGDEFGPDWPWAIRRALDGGSPLDRIVTAHDPSGRVVGWAMHGAYEGLVERFGPFGVRADQRGTGLGKVLLHLTLERMRAAGAHGAWFLWTGERSPAGQLYRSAGFGTTRTFEILRREVRP
- a CDS encoding ScbR family autoregulator-binding transcription factor, whose translation is MVRSVQERAVKTREAILRAASEVFDEFGFSGASVSKIMKRAGVTQGGMYFHFPSKMALAHAVMVEQGDGLELPSGEDGLQRLIDTTLYLAGQLQTNPALRAGVRLAIEQGEFGVQDDAPYQYWVQEFAGQLRAARDKGELLPEVDVDELAWVLVSSYSGTQLLSQISTGRADLHQRITTLWRYLLPGIAVPALRPLLTFEEQQDGTVA
- a CDS encoding carbohydrate ABC transporter permease — translated: MATTVGSADEDGGGGRGSTDAALCGDEDGGREGVRAAGSRARAAAHRRRRRQTVVAYLFLTPSLFFFAVFLVLPLLFAVLLSLSRWAGFDLADIRPVGTDNFAALFARGSSFLTPVLSNTLLYALGTVVLALSGAVLVAHCITNLRFQGLWRTLYFLPIVTTVVAVGNVWKYMYEPGGLVNGVLNALGLRSAAFLQDPATALPSIVVVQAWASLGSAILVLTAGLKAIPRSYYEAAELDGAGQFTVFARITLPLLRPSLLFVCVTQFITGLQSFALIIVMTGEGGPGDATNVAALEMYQRAFKYGDWGSASAAALVLFVLILVITLVQLWLFRRKGEDA